From the Odontesthes bonariensis isolate fOdoBon6 chromosome 9, fOdoBon6.hap1, whole genome shotgun sequence genome, the window aaccattttttttttacgttttttgtacagtcacagcatattatgtgatagggccactgaaacatgttatggctcgtttgaaagctgagagtTTAAACTCtttgcgtgtctctaggtgccgccattagcgagctatccttagctaaaccaaggcgagtatccaccaaaatcaaactgagatatcggggcttttgtgaaacgtgcgctctttcagcctgtcgcactttaatatccgggtcagaggatttgcgtcgtgtcgcatgttgcaaagctaacctgttcataagaccgcctccttagacttgtcgcgtgtcttcttctccttcttgttgtttgtttatgttactttaccgccaccctctggaaacaaaaatcacacagaatgtgcattagaatgtatagattcagaatccataaaaaaaacgtaaaaacttatttttaccatttgggagccaacgcatgggcagtgaaaatgtagttttacgtgacttgggagtcaatgtgttaatcctAACCCTAGTTAATCCTAACCctagttaaccctaacccagaagGCTGTCACATCAGAAGGGGCAAATACCTCAAACTTATTTCACCATCTCAAGCATCAGCACCCGAGTCTGAACCAGGACTGTCTGAGAGACGACGATTTTATTACTTACGACGAacaaagatccaatttaaaatagGAAACAAAGTATAAAGCGATGAGAGGTGGATCAAGTGTCTTGAACATGAGACATTCTGGATGTTATTTAAtagattatattatattattatagcTGTCATGTTGTGCAGGTTGGGACAGGAGTATCTCCTCAGTGTTGATGATGGTTCttgttcttgttgagaaccggttcccagtgtttcaattccttggaatcgttttggcgattttgcaaacgattcccttatcgattccagcgggcgcgaatgacgtcaccacgcaactttgcgtggcgagtccggcgcagccaacagtaaacatggcgcccaagcggtacaaacgctcaaaagtttggttacacatccctaaaaaagacgacaacagggcaacttgcaataactatgaatgaatgtcgcgttttcgatccgctccggactaacgttggtgaatctgaacccagcaacgttagcaacgttagcatgtcctcggctaacactgcaggtcactaactaacaaacactgcctatcatgttagcagcatttgcctgattgtaaaagctgctgttagtaacggttaaggttaaatgaatgccttctcaggcattacatttagatgaaatcatgagagacagagcctgactggctcagagccagaggctggtggtactacccccagttcacctctacctccagcttctcctttcaccagagcaggaagagttaaattacccaggccaggatagaccaatgtggacctcaccgttgttgggtttgtgaggtcatgacttgtgttacttctaaactaaacagagttgatgctaatcgaccggtttgttgtcctttttctccaaatgagaatcgataagggaaccgataaagaaccgaatcgttaagcagaatcgaaaatggaattggaatcgtaaaaatcttatcaattcccatccctaatgatGATGTTGATGATGCTCAGAGCTGCTGGCCCCTGCTGTAGATATGTTAGGGTATGTTAGATACGTTCCTGTGTGAAGGGTTCTAACGGCCTGCTTTCCTGTGCCTCCTGAAGCTCTGAGTGAGGAGGACCAGAaggagcaggagaggaggagacggAGGGAGCTGTACAAAGAGAAGAGATTCTTCTGCGAGCTGTGCAACAAGGGCTTCCACCAGAAGCACCAGCTGATGAAGCACATGGCGTGCCACCTGAAGCCGTTCCCCTGCAGCTCCTGCGATAAGGGCTTCTACCGGGCGCAGACGCTGCTGAAGCACCAGCTGAGCCACCAGCTGAGGGCGGCGCAGGAGAGCGACCCCGACCGGCTGCTGCGCTGCGACCAGTGCGACCGCAAGTTCAGGCTGCTGCGCCAGCTGCGCGTGCACCAGGCCTCCCACCGGCTGGAGAAGGCGCCCCTGCGGTGCCCCACCTGCGACCGCACCTTCACCTCCGCCGGCGCGCTGCGCTACCACCAGGTGTCCCACGCCAAGGTCAAGCCCTTCATGTGCGACGTCTGCGGGAAGAGCTTCACCCGCAAGAAGAGCCTGCGGGAGCACCAGACGGTGCACACGGGGGCGCGGCCGTACGCCTGCCCCACCTGCCCCAAGAGGTTCTCCACGGCCAGCAACCTGCGCGTGCACAAGAGGTCGCACTCCGAGGAGCGGCCCTACGGCTGCGCCGAGTGCGACAAGGCCTTCAAGTGCCGCATGGGGCTGCTGCAGCACCGGGTGGTGCACAGCGGGGAGAAGCCCTTCACCTGCCACACCTGCGGCCTGAGCTTCGGCCTCAAGTACAACCTGCAGAGGCACCTGCGGCTGCACAGCGGCGAGAAGCCCTTCAGGTACGCCGCCAGAGGCCTGTCGGCCATGTTTCCTCTGACCCTCCTCTTCATACATaggtatagaatggctagatgtctcgtccgccttgctgggcaacggagtggaacgtccgcagatggccgccatcttaccacaggcagctctctcgccgacagcattgtgttgatggtgaaacattcaagacataacttgcttaattctcaaaggtttaggttattataaacatcaaagtagtaagctaattatcacactacagacgaagtccatatttatttttttaaataaaaacgtaaatatttcacgtttatttgccccatgactgaACTTTATTTaccccttgggatgactccctcagggaaattcaagtccccagtagctccaaacacacacataggatctctataaatctaaaatacagtataatatagaataattaatataatatatcattaaaacataattaatatagaataatgtaaaacaaagtgtaaaaaagaatgtAGGCTCTACAAGacatacaaagtaaagagagttaaataaagtaagttatagcactatggttgagttattgcccatattgcactacacttgtgttaattacacattgtgtgcacatagtctgaccataaatagaaaagatattgcacagtagtgacgtgaattattgcacagatgaccgGATAAATAGAATATCgcacagggtcttttagtatgtAAAATGGTGGAGATTTCTGTGAGATAAGAGTAAtagcgtcagagcagatcacttaccgtaactatggttacctcaggtctgactgtctcccggacatctcaccctgtggtaagatggccgacttCTGCGGACAttctaaactcagacgtaacacatctagccgttctatacatatctatggtcctcttcctctgaccctcctcttcctcacctgTCGGCCATGTTTCCTCtgaccctcctcttcctcacctgTCGGCCATGTTTCCTCTGactctcctctgcctcctcaggTGTGCCCAGTGTGATGAAGGCTTCTCGGGGACCTGGGCCCTGAAGACTCACATGCTGGTGCACGGCGTGGAGAAGCCCTTCATGTGCGACCTGTGCGGGAAGACGTTCTTCTACAACTGCCAGCTGCAGAagcaccagcaggtggcgcacGGCGGCGCGGATCAGAGGAGGTCCGGCGGCGCGGCGGGGAGGCGGCGAGGGGGCGGAGCCAAAGCCTTCGGCTGCAAAGTGTGCCTGAAGacgttcagcagcagcagcacgctGAAGACGCACGAGAAGAGCCACGCCCCCAGCAAAGAGTTCAGCTGCGCCACCTGCGGGAAGGCCTTCCACCTGCGCCACCTGTACCTGTACCACCTGCGCCACCACAGCGGCGACCGCCCGCACGCCTGCGCCGTCTGCGGCAAGGGCTTCCTGTTGGCGTCGCAGCTGAAGCAGCACCAGCTGCTGCACACCGGCGTCAAGCCCCACCGCTGCCAGCAGTGCGGCAAGGAGTTCCGGACGCCGCAGAACTACcaccgccacctgctggtgcaCACGGGCGAGAAGCCGTACCGGTGCAGCGTGTGCGGCCGCAGCTTCCGCCAGTCCAACCAGCTCAAGTCCCACATGCAGATCCACACGGGCGTCAAGCTGTACTCCTGCCGCCGCTGCCAGCAGGGCTTCTCCGACTCCCGGCAGATGAAGAAGCACCGCTGCGGGGGCGGGGACGAGGCGCCGGAGGCCGAGGCGCTGGGGGCCGAGGCGCCGGGGGCCGAGGGGCCGGGGGCTGAGGCGCCCGAGGGGCCGGAGGCCGCCGGCCGGCGCCACAAGCAGCGCGACGCCTTCAGCTGGACGCCAAACTTTACCAGCTAGAGACTTTACATTCATATGAGAAACATTCAGCTGAGAAACATTCATCTGTGCTCAGGATGGGACGCTGATCAATAAAAATCAGTTTACAGATGGATACAGATCAATCGATCAGTAGTTTTTACTCGTCCTGCTGCTCTAACAgaaatctgaccacagaacatgaGAACCTGAAATGTTTCTGAAACGTTCCTGAAATGTTTCTGCTTTCAGACCAGTTTAGATCCTGGAAAtgaattcttctttttctttatcagtAAAATTTTAAAATCTGTTTCTGACCCTCGTGTTTATTTTGGTTTGGAGTAACAGGTTTGAAGTCAGGTTTATTCCTAtagaacagttcaaagtgctttacatcaaagaaaagcattaaaaatacataaaggaatataaaaaacataaaaaaaacaaataaaataattaaaatgaatttaaaaaccagcaacagtccagataagttgaAAGATTTCATGCATGGACACATGAGGAAAGAGCCAGATGTTTTATAACAGGTGGtgtgaccctgaccctaactaACCCTGACTAACCctaactgacccaaactgacccttactgaccctaactaaccctaactgACCCTAActgactctaaccctaactgacccaaactgacccttACTGACCCTAAatgactctaaccctaactgactctaaccctaactgactctaactaaccctaactgactctaaccctaactgacTCTAACTGACCctaactgacccaaactgacccttACTGACCCTAAatgactctaaccctaactgactctaactaaccctaactgactctaaccctaactgaccctaactaaccctaactgacccaaactgacccttACTGACCCTAActgactctaaccctaactgacccaaactgacccttACTGACCCTAActgactctaaccctaactgactctaactaaccctaactgacccaaactgacccttACTGACCCTAActgactctaaccctaactgacccaaactgacccttACTGACCCTAActgactctaaccctaactgacCCTAACTGACCCttactgacccaaactgacccttACTGACCCTAActgactctaaccctaactgacCCTAACTGACCCTTACTGACCCTAActgactctaaccctaactgacCCTTACTGACCCTAActgactctaaccctaactgacccaaactgaccctaACTGACTCTAACTAACCCTAACTGACCCAAACTAACCCAGCAGGTTTATTCATTTATCTGATGTCCTTTTTAAAGTGTCATCATTACATGAACCTCCCACTAACTATTGATCAGGAATTATTTAAACTCAACGGTTTGTTTCCTGATATCATCAATAATCTGTGCACTGAGGTGGTTGAAGGGTTAGTTACTGGCGTTATTTTGGGCATGTGAGTAAGACAGATGTCCCCCGCGGGTTCCCGTAGGCTTCCCCTGAGCTGGGAGTTGTAGTTCAATAATGAAGCAAAGCGCGGACGCAGCAGCCGCTGAATGGGAACTCAGTGTGTAGTCTCCGTGTGTTTGATATTAAACTGAGTCAGACCCAGGACCCAGGACAGttactttaacttttacagtcagttactttaacttttacagTCGGTAACTGTGAGCTTTGCTCACCGGAACACGGCGAAAGGAGCAGCTTTGTCCTGGCTCAGCGGCAGAAGTTACGGCTTCATGGCGCATGCGCTCTGGGACTAACCGTCAGTTCAGGCGGTTGTTTGGTGCTAACAGGAAACCCGGGCGGGCGGTGTCCGGTGGAACAGGTCAGTTTCTGGGCTTCAACAGTACAAATAGAGCGGACCGGTGGGGGGGTTATTCTCCATAGTTGTTAGCAGCTAGTTAACTGTTAGTAGCTAAATATCCCTCAGCAGCTAATTAACTGTTAATAGCTAATTCTCTGTTAGAAGCTAATTCATGTAAACACAGCCGCCTGGTGTTAGCTGGAGGCTAAAGTTAGCACCAACTGAAGCTCCTGACGGGCAGGTAAGCATCGTGTGTGGGTTAAAGTTTTAGCCTCACGGCCTTCAGCTGAGCTCAGATAGCTGGTagctcatttaatttaatttcaaacaCTTTATTTGTccccgggggggggggcaatttAAAAGGCATGAGGAGCAGCATCATTAAAGACAAACAACATTAACAACATAAAAAACGAAAGTGCTACAGTTAGTACCCTCTGACACAGTCAAAGTGCTCTGTGCTGTGAAATGAAAGTGCTATGTGCATTCAGTCAATGGGGGGGGCAGTGATTTTGGGACAGGGAGGGGTCAGACTTCATGAGCTGGATTGCTTTGGGGACAAAGGTGGCCCTCCTCCTTTCAGCTCTACAGCGTGGGCAGCGCAACCTGCGGCCTGATGGGAGCCCCTCGAACACGGAGTGAAGAACGTGTGAAGGGTCCTGTAAGATCCTGTGAGCAGTGCGGAGTGTTTGTTGGTCACAGAGGAACAGGGTGTCCAATGATTTTTGAGCAAACTCTGGTGATGCTGAGTAGTCGCGTCCGATCTTGCAGGCTGATGGAATAGAACCAGGACATGAATGAAAAAGATAGGACGCTCTCAATGAAGGAGCGATAGAAAGTCTGGAGGATTGCTTTGTTCACTCCGAAtgatctcagcttcctcagcAGATATTGTCTTTGGTGACACTTTTTCAGGATCTCCGTATTAGCAGAAAACCTCAGAAGGCTGTCAAACTGTACCCAAGTACCTGTATTCCCCCCCCACCTCCACAGGCTCACTCCGGATGGTGGTAGTGATAaaccgctttcggacagagtagttataagaacgcagttatcagaactgtcttactcgaatttcgttctgataactgtccttccccagcggaactgtttcagtctgcattcgcacatgagtcgggacctgatagggactgatgcgccgcgcgcagccgtctgcgtcagcgacgtgttagccgttagccgtttagcgccacattcaacaacaaaacaaaacccggtaaaagtaaggagagaagaaaaaacaccacaaaagaagctaaaatggagagtggggaggccaccgtgttcatggtctgcatgatggtgatattaatcatggacgatcacatcaggcgtctaatatcgaggctggaagagctcacagagagagtcaggagatactttttcatttcatgaaggaagaaaggagagcagagcgctgcagacaaatgagaccagtgtcagtttaacttattaaacacccgccggttgtgtctgtgtggtatgaggaaacatttcagccgtgatagcatgacatggggcgtagctaccgaccaccacacacctccgtcagatgcgttcttttgaaccatgaaaagacccgacctcagagaaggagctgaaatagttataggaactgagggagaaagccccgagttcctgtatgtccgaacacgggagaaaacggccccgcggattaaaagctTATTAGAACTGCTaatggttcctacagtccgaaagcggctatagtctCTGCCAGTTGTCTCTGCTTGCTTGAAAACGTCATAATCACCTCTTTAGTTTTTGCTGAGTTCAGCTGGAGACAGGCTCCCTCACACCAGGAGATGAAGTCCTGAAGAACAGAGCTGTGGTGAAGACTTGAGGTAGAGAGCAGAGACAGCAGGACTGTGTCGTCGGCGAATTTAACCAGGTGACAATTTGGTTGGGTGGACCTGCAGTCATCGGTGTAGAGGATGTAAAGCAGGGGCGACAGGACGCAGCCCTGCGGGGAGCCAGTGGAGGTGTGGAGCTACCAGCTAGCTGAGCTACCAGCTACCTGAGCTACCAGCTACCTGAGCTACCATCTATCTGAGCTACCATCTATCTGAGCTACCAGCTACCTGAGCTACCAGCTACCTGAGCTACCATCTATCTGAGCTACCAGCTACCTGAGCTACCATCTATCTGAGCTACCAGCTACCTGAGCTACCATCTATCTGAGCTACCATCTATCTGAGCTACCAGCTACCTGAGCTACCATCTATCTGAGCTACCATCTATCTGAGCTACCAGCTACCTGAGCTACCATCTATCTGAGCTACCAGCTACCTGAGCTACCATCTATCTGAGCTACCAGCTATCACTCTGACAGAAACCCGCTTACTGCCATCCAAACGGGTTTTCTCAGCCGGTATCTGTGGCTCCTGTTTCAGGTTGTAATCCTCATCAAGGGGAGGGATGGGCCCGGTGTCGGAGAGAGCACTGACCCGGGGGCACGGAGCACTGACCCGGGGGGACGAAGCACTGACCCGGGGGGACGAAGCACTGACCCGGGAGGACGTCCTCTGTACTGTCTGTCTAGAAATCTTCATGGAGCCCGTCACACTGCCCTGCTCACACACCTTCTGCAAGGTAACTCACACTTTCTGTGAGGTAACACACACTTTCTGTGAGGTAACACACACTTTCTGTGAGGTAACGCACACTTTCTGTGAGGTAACGCACACTTTCTGTAAGGTAACGCACACTTTCTGTAAGGTAACACACACTTTCTGTGAGGtaacacacactttctgtaaggtaacacacactttctgtaaGGTAACACACACTTTCTGTGAGGTAACGCACACTTTCTGTAAGGTAACGCACACTTTCTGTAAGGTAACACACTTTCTGCAAGGTAACGCACACTTTCTGTGAGGtaacacacactttctgtaaGGTAACGCACACTTTCTGCGAGGTAACGCACACTTTCTGTGAGGTAACGCACACTTTCTGTGAGGTAACACACACTTTCTGTGAGGTAACGCACACTTTCTGCAAGGTAACGCACACTTTCTGCAAGGTAACGCACACTTTCTGCGAGGTAACGCACACTTTCTGTAAGGTAACGCACACTTTCTGTAAGGTAACGCACACTTTCTGTAAGGTAACGCACACTTTCTGTAAGGTAACGCACACTTTCTGTAGGTAACACACACTTTCTGTGAGGTAACACACACTTTCTGCAAGGtaacacacactttctgtaaGGTAACGCACACTTTCTGCGAGGTAACGCACACTTTCTGTAGGTAACACACACTTTCTGTGAGGtaacacacactttctgtaaGGTAACGCAAGGtaacacacactttctgtaGGTAACACACTTTCTGTGAGGTAACACACACTTTCTGCAAGGtaacacacactttctgtaaGGTAACGCACACTTTCTGCGAGGTAACGCACACTTTCTGTAGGTAACACACACTTTCTGTGAGGTAACGCACACTTTCTGTAGGtaacacacactttctgtaaGGTAACGCACACTTTCTGCGAGGTAACACACACTTTCTGTGAGGtaacacacactttctgtaGGTAACGCACACTTTCTGCGAGGTAACGCCCACTTTCTGTGAGGTAACGCACACTTTCTGCAAGGTAACGCACACTTTCTGCAAGGTAACGCACACTTTCTGCGAGGTAACGCACACTTTCTGCAAGGTAATGCACACTTTCTGCAAGGTAACGCACACTTTCTGTAGGTAACACACACTTTCTGTGAGGtaacacacactttctgtaaggtaacgcacactttctgtaggtaacacacactttctgtaaGGTAACGCACACTTTCTGTAAGGTAACACACTTTCTGCAAGGTAACGCACACTTTCTGTGAGGtaacacacactttctgtaaGGTAACGCACACTTTCTGCGAGGTAACGCACACTTTCTGTGAGGTAACACACACTTTCTGCGAGGTAACGCACACTTTCTGTGAGGTAACGCACACTTTCTGTGAGGTAACACACACTTTCTGCAAGGTAACGCACACTTTCTGCAAGGTAACGCACACTTTCTGCGAGGTAACGCACACTTTCTGTAAGGTAACGCACACTTTCTGTAAGGTAACGCACACTTTCTGTAAGGTAACGCACACTTTCTGTAAGGTAACGCACACTTTCTGTAGGTAACACACACTTTCTGTGAGGTAACACACACTTTCTGCAAGGtaacacacactttctgtaaGGTAACGCACACTTTCTGCGAGGTAACGCACACTTTCTGTAGGTAACACACACTTTCTGTGAGGtaacacacactttctgtaaGGTAACGCAAGGtaacacacactttctgtaGGTAACACACTTTCTGTGAGGTAACACACACTTTCTGCAAGGtaacacacactttctgtaaGGTAACGCACACTTTCTGCGAGGTAACGCACACTTTCTGTAGGTAACACACACTTTCTGTGAGGTAACGCACACTTTCTGTAGGtaacacacactttctgtaaGGTAACGCACACTTTCTGCGAGGTAACACACACTTTCTGTGAGGtaacacacactttctgtaGGTAACGCACACTTTCTGCGAGGTAACGCCCACTTTCTGTGAGGTAACGCACACTTTCTGCAAGGTAACGCACACTTTCTGCAAGGTAACGCACACTTTCTGCGAGGTAACGCACACTTTCTGCAAGGTAACGCACACTTTCTGCAAGGTAACGCACACTTTCTGCAAGGTAACGCACACTTTCTGCAAGGTAATGCACACTTTCTGCAAGGTAACGCACACTTTCTGTAGGTAACACACACTTTCTGTGAGGtaacacacactttctgtaaGGTAACGCAAGGTAACACACTTTCTGTAGGtaacacacactttctgtaaggtaacacacactttctgtaaGGTAACGCACACTTTCTGCGAGGTAACACACACTTTCTGTGAGGtaacacacactttctgtaGGTAACGCACACTTTCTGCGAGGTAACGCCCACTTTCTGTGAGGTAACGCACACTTTCTGCAAGGTAACGCACACTTTCTGCAAGGTAACGCACACTTTCTGCGAGGTAACGCACACTTTCTGCAAGGTAACGCACACTTTCTGCAAGGTAACGCACACTTTCTGCAAGGTAACGCACACTTTCTGCAAGGTAATGCACACTTTCTGCAAGGTAACGCACACTTTCTGTAGGtaacacacactttctgtaggtaacacacactttctgcaaggtaacgcacactttctgtaggtaacacacactttctgtaGGTAACACACTTTCTGTAGGtaacacacactttctgtaaggtaacacacactttctgtaaggtaacacacactttctgtaaGGTAACACACTTTCTGTAAGGTAACACACAAACTAAAGGAGCAAACTGTAAGCAGAAGGATCCTGAGCTGCCACTTTAAACTCGCTGCTCTGCTCGGTGTGTTTCAGGGCTGCTTCCTGGAGTCGGTGCACAAAGCCACGCTCTGCTGCCCCCTGTGCAGGAAGAGGGTCTCCACCTGGGCGCGTCTGCACAGTAAGGACAACTCTCTGGTGGACCAGCAGCTGTGGACCAGGATCCAGACCTGCTTCCCCCTGCAGTGTCAGCGCAGAGAGGAGGAGGGCGAGGACGAGGAACTCCCAGGTACGCCCACCTGTTACAACCAGAGACATCCCATAATGCTCTGCTACTGTAGGACTGGGACCCCAGAGACATCCCGTAATGCTCTGCTACTGTAGGACTGGGACCCCAGAGACATCCCATAATGCTCTGCTACTGTAGGACTGGGACCCCAGAAGCCCCTTTTACACAGCTGTTCGTATCCGTCTGATCTGGGACGTTTTTATCTCTGCCGTCTCACTCGGACCAAACCGGTTTTATTCAGCAACACGTTGATGTCTGAAGCTGCAACATACGTGTTGCTGACACATACGTGTTGCTGCAACGTGTTGCTGACACATACGCGTTGCTGCCACATACATGTTGCTGCAACGTGTTGCTGACACATAAGCGTTGCTGCCACATACGCGTTGCTGCCACATACGTGTTGCTGAAACATGCGTGTTGCTGCCACATACGTGTTGCTGAAACATGCGTGTTGCTGACACATACGTGTTGCTGAAACATACGTGTTGCTGAAACATGCGTGTTGCTGAAACATACGTGTTGCTGAAACATACGTGTTGCTGCAACGTGTTGCTGACACATACGCGTTGCTGCCACATACATGTTGCTGCAACCTGTTGCTGACACATAAGCGTTGCTGCCACATACGTGTTGCTGAAACATACGTGTTGCTGCCACATACGTGTTGCTGAAACATGCGTGTTGCTGACACATACGTGTTGCTGAAACATACGTGTTGCTGAAACATACGTGTTGCTGAAACATACGTGTTGCTGCAACGTGTTGCTGACACATACGCGTTGCTGCCACATACATGTTGCTGCAACCTGTTGCTGACACATAAGCGTTGCTGCCACATACG encodes:
- the LOC142388724 gene encoding uncharacterized protein LOC142388724 yields the protein MQRNQELCAAAEAFSSQAELIMEVAAESALCVLLRVREEGGGGGDSRAQLSAVLAAMSREAARKICSVFRELHLQVVGENEALRDKLRRLEAEKPQNQKPCAALKTQTQVSKTRTSVGPSPEPYSPPATLAVAVLSSARAGGSGGAGTQVPVVIISQSLQQPITSQSSHPAQGGQQKPDPAARGTADVQAEVVLETIQMSAEPEPDVMTSLPVTSDQPIGELPDTPSPNGEQASAAEAMMEAAEETHEVQEVPESLAALSEEDQKEQERRRRRELYKEKRFFCELCNKGFHQKHQLMKHMACHLKPFPCSSCDKGFYRAQTLLKHQLSHQLRAAQESDPDRLLRCDQCDRKFRLLRQLRVHQASHRLEKAPLRCPTCDRTFTSAGALRYHQVSHAKVKPFMCDVCGKSFTRKKSLREHQTVHTGARPYACPTCPKRFSTASNLRVHKRSHSEERPYGCAECDKAFKCRMGLLQHRVVHSGEKPFTCHTCGLSFGLKYNLQRHLRLHSGEKPFRCAQCDEGFSGTWALKTHMLVHGVEKPFMCDLCGKTFFYNCQLQKHQQVAHGGADQRRSGGAAGRRRGGGAKAFGCKVCLKTFSSSSTLKTHEKSHAPSKEFSCATCGKAFHLRHLYLYHLRHHSGDRPHACAVCGKGFLLASQLKQHQLLHTGVKPHRCQQCGKEFRTPQNYHRHLLVHTGEKPYRCSVCGRSFRQSNQLKSHMQIHTGVKLYSCRRCQQGFSDSRQMKKHRCGGGDEAPEAEALGAEAPGAEGPGAEAPEGPEAAGRRHKQRDAFSWTPNFTS